CAAATCATAATTCGTAGTCTTGAATATAATCATACCACCTTACAAATAAAAAGACATATCTACTAAAGTATCATAGATAACTAGGAAAAAAGTTAAACTCCTGTTGGAAACATATTTTTGATGTGTTCCCTAATTTGCTCCATTTGCAAGGAACTTTGAAAATCAGGTTCCTCCCATGTAACATGTAACAGTACTTGGGTCAGCTTCattttctcctcctccatcttctATCATTTCTTCTAATAAAGTTATGCAAAGCCATACAAGCCGTAATGATTTTGTTTTGTGTCTTCAAATCATAAGAAGGCATACTACCCAGTATCTTCCATTTTGCTTCATCTCTAAACTTTCCAACCTCAAGACTATCCtgtggaaaagaaaaacaaggatTAACACTTGCAAAACTCAGGAAATTGTAGAGCAGATCATGCAAATACAATAGCTGAAATAAACAGTCATCACACATACCTTGATTTTGGCCTCCCACCATTCATCACTAGCAGCTACTGTTCTCTTAGTTGCATCCCAACCAAGACCTGATTCTCTTGCATTAAGCTTTGTCCATAATGCCCAATCTACTTTCAAATGatcccacttatttttaaattttttataatcatATGCTAACTTTGTGGCATTGTTGAACTTGGCTTGTATATTTGCCCATCCAGTTCTTGTAAAGTGAATGTGAGGTCTATTCCCAGCACGTACCTCTTCAACGcgcactttcaaaaaaattccaaGATTCTTATCACTCCAATCTGCTCTCTTTCGTTTCACATGAACTTGAGACATTTCAACAAGCTTTAAGAAACAGTATATAAGTGAATGGTAAGCACATCATTCAATTCAATTAATATTGCAAGTTAACTAACTATCTTTCTTGAATTCTTGACAGTGCATACAAATGGAATATTAAAATTTACATAAGGAAATTAGCAATCAAAACAGCAACCGTTTCAACTTGTCCATGAAATGAAATGCTACCAGAGAACACAGTACATAGATGATGATGCCATTGataattgagaaaaaataaaaaagaaaaaaaaagtagaaaacagaatcAAACCTAAAAGCAAAAGAAGCTAAAAATCAAACCTACCATTGATAAGTGGGTGTAACATACCAAAATGAGTGTGAACAAGCAATGCTTTCACATACCTTCTTGTAGAAACTTGGTATTGTAGAAGCTTCAACACTTTTCTTCTGCTTTTCCTTAAAAATGTCAAGCAAAATTCTCTTTGTTTCAAGCTCTGCAAATTAAAGTAGAAAATCAAAATAGGGTGTTGTCAAGTTCTGCAAATTACAGTTCCACCATGCAATGAAGCATTCAACTTTAAAAGAATCACCCAATTCAATTTTCTTTAGCTTTAATCCTTTGcttcaattttgttttgttgGTCTTTAAAATGATCAGAAGATGACATTAACAAAGTCTCAAAGCATATATATAgcaccatgatcactagccaTAAGTTAATCATAACAAATCTACTACAGGGAAACAGAGcaaagaaataagaaataaaatctAACATAACTACATAAGACACATACAGATCCatgtaattataaatattttgatttgattaggctccatgccaaaaaaaaaacgcaccagaagtgctttttcatttcatttgatTAATAATCATCATGGTAGACCCTTCCAAAAATTATGAAGGGGGGGGGTGTCACCTTTTACCGCTCAAATTTGTGTGTTATTCGGATCCACAAACTAGCCACATTAAACTAGACCCCATTACCTTTAGTTCTAACAATCTCATTTATTGAAGATGTCAAGCTAAACACACTCTGATGAATGAATCAAACAGATTTCAGTGTGgtgatttcaatttcaatcacaATGTTGAACTGGAAATTTAGGGAACAAATTCACACAAaatgaaaatcacaaaaatcaGAACGCAACCAGATGAATTCGAAATTGGCAAAGAACAGAACTACCAACAGAAAGTGAATCTCTCAAAATTGATAACATAAGCAGGATCAATTATCAAACCCTAATCAGATTATAACATATAAATCCCTTATCCATCAAACCCTAATCGGATTGTAACCTATAAGAACTACAAAAATTAAACCACAAATTTGGGATAAATCAGAATTCAAGATAATGAAAACAGAGTCGCAATTTGATGAATTCGAAACAGACGAAGACGCACCTTGGTAGGAGAAATAGAGAGAAAAGGAACTGCACGATCAGGTTTTGATgaactaattcaattcgaatgAGAATGTCGATGAGTTGAATCCAAAGAATGTCGATCGTGACGACGGCGGAGGCCGTGACGGCGGCGACGACGAGATTCAGCGGGGAACCATTTGTGTGCTAGGGTTTAGTGTTTCAGATGGAGAGAATTGAAATGTAGGACAAGGCTTGTCATTCTGATATTTTGCTAAGGGTAATTTTGTCAATAAAGTTTTAGGTAACAGCTTCCCGAAAAAGCAGAAAAAATAAGCTCCAGACCCAGCTTTTCAAAAAGATCTTTAAGAAGCTTTTTaataagttaaaataaattatcCAAACACCATTTTTTAATAAGCTCTAGCTTTTTTCTAGTGAAAAAGCTGTAATAAGAGCTTATTTATGGTATCCAAACGGCCTCATAGAAGTTCCCAAGTAGCTTCCTATTCCAATCCATTCTGCCACTGCACCAAAACTTCAGTCACAGCGCGATGGTGGCGCTGAACCATGTGGCGGTCTAAAATCTTAAAAGGAACTTGTGGCATCCAAATTATCCCACACCAGAGACAGTGAATGACAAGAAATTGAAGGATCTTTGCACGCCTTCAGAAGAGAAACATGAAAGAATCTGATATAAGCCACAACTCCTACACGACGAagaatctgataaggtccaaaaTAACGTGGGGAAAGTTTTTCAGTGGCCCTATACTGAACAGAGTGCTGCCTATAAGGCTGCAATTTCAAAAAGACCCAATCCCCTTCCTTGAATACACGATCAGATCGGTGTTTGTCAGCCAAGTGCTTCATACAAgcttgagctttttctaaattcCCTCTAAGTTTGCTGATCATCATCTCGCAGGCCATAAAacttgttaagttcaaacgtgttacaacgtgtttcaatcttattttgatcctaacaatttttataaatacttttctctattaaaatctaattccagatgttaatgacatttttcaggagatatatattataaggtcgcatgcttcaacgaatatgtctaagccttataaggaaaaagaagtttacgcaagatatgaccgcatcgtccagtaaacaaggaagacacttgtTCTGTATCGTtttatgccacgtcatacctcagaatttcagaagaagcctttgagcgggaaagtcaaaattgtatctcaactatttgccccatgctttagtcagaaggaaactaatctggtcacgtgcaaactgatttacctttgaagagagaagtctcgatgaccaatgaagaggaaaaaggacaacacgtcaacatcacttttccaaaatgtctctcttctgcaaagtagcccaaagctatcaccacctactagctgacaaagtacacctttttggctaaaggatagttttgaacagctgcatgcatttaatgaagctaccaaccggagatctgaatcaatggttagatgacactcacaacggctacaaacaacggccagattttgtgtctcaacggctacacaactagcaagatcatatataaaggacatatctgaagattgaagaagacaagaagagaaaaatttattgcaagaaaagaaagaactcagagcagttattcaaaacattcttcaaagcattaaaagctcacagcagatttcctaagagtcaaatctgatctcatacctctgctaaatcaagagagaataccaaaccttaaaagagtcaaacctcttctcttacttctctcttagattctgaactcctgtgtgttccaacgtcctttcagaacccaaaacacttgagagttctagtgccataaattgtctacaccaactcttttgagaagagatttcttgtagagccaaacaatcttgttgattgtaggaggagtcctgtacaatacttggagaagtccgtgataatactaggaggagtcctgta
This portion of the Lotus japonicus ecotype B-129 chromosome 3, LjGifu_v1.2 genome encodes:
- the LOC130745273 gene encoding L10-interacting MYB domain-containing protein-like translates to MSQVHVKRKRADWSDKNLGIFLKVRVEEVRAGNRPHIHFTRTGWANIQAKFNNATKLAYDYKKFKNKWDHLKVDWALWTKLNARESGLGWDATKRTVAASDEWWEAKIKDSLEVGKFRDEAKWKILGSMPSYDLKTQNKIITACMALHNFIRRNDRRWRRRK